One genomic window of Gammaproteobacteria bacterium includes the following:
- the pseG gene encoding UDP-2,4-diacetamido-2,4,6-trideoxy-beta-L-altropyranose hydrolase — MKVAFRVDASLEMGSGHLMRCLTLAEELRTQGADVLFVCREHLGHMAEFVRQRGFEVFLLPRNQDVELSRDDDLPAHAPWLGCDWQVDAQQTRQQIQSLQLEWLVVDHYALDARWESELRDCCQQIMVIDDLADRQHDCDLLLDQTLGRLAVEYANLVPSDCKTVTGSDYALLRPEFAQWRERSLQRRKAPELRHILISLGGVDQDNVTGQVLAALKTVSLVEECQITVVMGAQAPHLSAVQAAAAQMPWLTQVRVNISTMAEVMAQSDLAIGAAGSSSWERCCLGLPTLLLVLAENQKVSAQAQQQAGSVVLLCRESLPDDLREAMQRMAVTDVLADLSVNARKLCDGLGARRVVSCLSVVA, encoded by the coding sequence ATGAAGGTTGCCTTTCGAGTGGATGCCTCATTGGAGATGGGCAGTGGTCATCTGATGCGCTGTTTGACCTTGGCCGAGGAGTTGAGAACACAGGGCGCGGATGTACTTTTTGTTTGCCGTGAACATCTTGGTCACATGGCTGAGTTTGTTCGGCAGCGCGGTTTTGAGGTTTTTCTGTTGCCACGCAATCAGGACGTTGAGTTGAGTCGAGACGATGATTTACCTGCACACGCGCCGTGGTTGGGCTGTGATTGGCAGGTGGATGCACAGCAGACTCGGCAACAGATTCAGAGCCTTCAGCTTGAGTGGTTGGTGGTAGACCATTATGCCTTGGATGCGCGCTGGGAATCTGAACTGCGCGACTGTTGTCAGCAGATTATGGTGATTGATGATTTGGCGGATCGGCAGCACGATTGTGATCTGTTGTTGGATCAGACTCTGGGGCGTTTGGCAGTGGAGTACGCTAATTTGGTACCGTCAGACTGCAAAACAGTGACGGGGTCAGACTACGCGCTGTTGCGACCTGAATTTGCTCAGTGGCGTGAGCGAAGTTTGCAGCGGCGGAAAGCGCCTGAGTTGCGGCACATTTTGATCAGCTTGGGGGGCGTGGATCAGGACAACGTGACGGGGCAGGTGTTGGCGGCTTTAAAAACAGTCTCTTTAGTCGAAGAGTGCCAGATTACGGTGGTGATGGGCGCGCAGGCTCCGCATTTGTCTGCGGTGCAGGCTGCGGCAGCGCAGATGCCGTGGTTGACGCAGGTGCGGGTCAATATCAGCACGATGGCTGAGGTGATGGCGCAAAGTGATTTGGCCATCGGTGCGGCAGGGAGCAGCTCTTGGGAGCGCTGTTGTTTGGGGCTGCCGACGTTGCTGCTGGTGTTGGCGGAGAACCAAAAAGTGAGTGCTCAGGCGCAGCAACAGGCGGGGTCGGTGGTGTTGTTGTGCCGCGAGTCTCTGCCTGATGATCTACGAGAAGCGATGCAGCGAATGGCTGTGACAGACGTGCTGGCGGATTTGAGCGTTAATGCACGGAAGCTGTGTGATGGCTTGGGGGCGCGGCGGGTGGTGTCTTGTTTATCGGTGGTGGCATAA
- the pseB gene encoding UDP-N-acetylglucosamine 4,6-dehydratase (inverting), which produces MFRDKSILITGGTGSFGKQYTDTLLKRFQPKKVIVYSRDELKQFEMQQIFSHAEMRYFIGDVRDRERLTEAMQGVDYVIHAAALKQVPAAEYNPMECIKTNIHGAENVIQAALANNVEKVIALSTDKAANPINLYGATKLASDKLFVAANNMVGSRRTRFSVVRYGNVVGSRGSVVPFFDKLIDQGSEHLPITDAAMTRFWITLQQGVDFVLKNFQRMHGGEIFVPKIPSARIVDLATAMAPKLAQKIVGIRPGEKLHEIMCPCDDAHLTLEFDDHYVIKPSIKFYHQELDYTENNLAEKGRLVAQGFEYNSGTNPHFLSVPEILEFNQAALTEF; this is translated from the coding sequence ATGTTTCGTGATAAATCCATTTTAATCACTGGTGGTACCGGCTCGTTTGGTAAGCAGTACACCGACACTTTATTGAAACGGTTTCAGCCGAAAAAAGTCATTGTCTACTCACGGGATGAGTTAAAACAGTTTGAGATGCAGCAGATTTTTTCTCACGCTGAAATGCGTTATTTTATCGGTGACGTGCGTGATCGGGAACGCCTCACCGAAGCGATGCAGGGGGTGGATTATGTCATTCATGCTGCCGCTCTGAAACAAGTTCCGGCAGCAGAATACAACCCGATGGAGTGCATTAAAACCAACATTCACGGCGCTGAAAATGTCATTCAAGCGGCGTTGGCCAACAACGTGGAAAAGGTCATTGCCCTCTCCACGGACAAAGCCGCCAACCCGATTAATCTCTACGGGGCGACTAAATTGGCTTCGGATAAGCTGTTTGTGGCGGCCAATAACATGGTGGGCAGTCGGCGCACCCGTTTTTCGGTGGTGCGTTACGGCAATGTGGTGGGTTCGCGGGGCTCGGTGGTGCCGTTTTTTGATAAGTTGATTGATCAGGGCAGCGAACATCTGCCCATTACCGATGCCGCCATGACCCGTTTTTGGATCACCTTGCAGCAAGGGGTTGATTTTGTTTTGAAAAATTTTCAGCGTATGCACGGCGGAGAGATTTTTGTCCCCAAAATCCCCTCGGCGCGCATCGTTGATTTGGCCACGGCGATGGCACCGAAATTAGCACAAAAAATTGTCGGCATTCGTCCTGGTGAAAAACTGCACGAAATTATGTGTCCCTGTGATGATGCTCATTTGACGCTGGAGTTTGATGACCATTATGTGATCAAACCGTCGATTAAGTTTTATCATCAGGAGCTGGATTACACCGAAAATAATTTGGCGGAAAAGGGGCGTTTGGTGGCGCAGGGGTTTGAATACAACTCGGGTACTAATCCACATTTTTTATCGGTGCCAGAGATTTTAGAGTTTAATCAAGCGGCGCTCACGGAATTTTAA
- a CDS encoding oligosaccharide flippase family protein, which translates to MWQRVLLHASLFSISKVAVLISPFFAAYLLSIDDYGELERALATASLLAVFLSMGMPAVIAYAIVKQEAWARVVSALRYLILLLAVFLLMNFVGSFLFASQLSFSLLLVVSMLGLFVGQSGLAAYMKASGMGAYASVVESSLYLGLLLFLCFLWIAPNRYDWIVVFYTLLSAAMLLVFVLLQSKIKQRLQRVQYDLKGVLKAGFPMMLAGSMSMLMLFFPRLFLGYFASLSELAEFSLLFRLAAIAIVVHQFVLTLFFKNIFQMSFENFSRVLLWVPLAVFFVVVLGFGVLHLLVTQAVFDLGEYSALNESVQRQAIIALCLFFWSLTALLEGVLFRDEQAKKQLFAVVLGLSSMLVFTFLLLVWGEMDQIVMVLWAWLLGLMVTVGWQIRTLERLGKTAKSVRCLKWLSPVALFILFVGVSLSDQISVV; encoded by the coding sequence ATGTGGCAACGTGTTCTTTTACATGCTTCATTGTTTTCTATTTCAAAAGTAGCGGTTTTAATATCGCCTTTTTTTGCTGCTTATTTACTCTCTATTGACGATTATGGTGAACTGGAGCGGGCTTTGGCAACGGCCTCTCTGTTGGCGGTTTTTCTTTCTATGGGGATGCCTGCCGTTATTGCGTATGCGATTGTCAAGCAAGAGGCTTGGGCGCGTGTGGTTTCAGCGTTGCGCTATTTGATTTTATTGCTTGCTGTGTTTCTGTTGATGAATTTTGTTGGAAGCTTTTTGTTTGCTTCCCAACTTTCTTTTTCACTGTTGTTGGTCGTGTCAATGTTAGGCCTGTTTGTAGGGCAGAGTGGCTTAGCGGCGTACATGAAAGCGTCAGGAATGGGCGCGTATGCTTCGGTGGTGGAGAGCAGTCTTTATCTGGGTTTGCTGTTGTTTCTCTGTTTTTTATGGATTGCGCCAAACCGATATGATTGGATTGTGGTGTTTTACACTCTGCTCTCTGCTGCTATGTTGTTGGTTTTTGTCTTGTTGCAGTCAAAAATCAAACAACGTTTGCAGAGGGTTCAATATGATCTTAAAGGGGTTTTAAAAGCCGGTTTTCCTATGATGTTGGCTGGATCCATGTCCATGCTGATGTTGTTTTTTCCTCGGCTTTTTTTGGGTTATTTTGCTTCTTTGTCAGAATTGGCTGAATTTTCCCTACTGTTTCGTTTGGCTGCCATCGCCATTGTAGTACATCAATTTGTGCTAACCCTATTTTTCAAAAATATCTTTCAGATGAGTTTTGAAAACTTTTCTCGTGTGCTGTTGTGGGTTCCGTTAGCTGTGTTTTTTGTAGTGGTACTGGGTTTTGGTGTTTTGCATCTTCTGGTAACGCAGGCGGTTTTTGATCTGGGAGAGTATTCGGCGTTGAATGAGTCTGTGCAGCGTCAAGCCATTATCGCACTCTGCCTCTTTTTTTGGTCTTTGACGGCTCTGTTGGAAGGGGTTCTGTTTCGAGATGAGCAGGCTAAAAAGCAGTTGTTTGCCGTTGTGTTGGGTCTCTCTTCGATGTTGGTTTTTACGTTTCTTTTGCTGGTGTGGGGAGAGATGGATCAGATCGTTATGGTCTTATGGGCTTGGTTGCTGGGCTTGATGGTGACGGTGGGGTGGCAAATTCGAACGTTAGAACGGTTGGGAAAAACAGCGAAGAGTGTGCGTTGTTTAAAATGGCTCTCGCCCGTGGCGTTATTCATTTTGTTTGTCGGTGTTTCTCTGTCAGATCAAATCAGTGTGGTTTGA
- a CDS encoding MoaD/ThiS family protein: MLYFVDFATKFRRESEEIKVPEKVNTVQLLLTHLCKRGKVWQECLGKGLVKVTVNRQFANPETTIKSGDEIALVPAPV; encoded by the coding sequence ATGCTCTATTTTGTTGATTTTGCGACCAAGTTTCGTCGTGAGTCGGAAGAGATCAAGGTGCCTGAAAAGGTCAATACGGTGCAATTGCTGCTGACCCATCTGTGCAAACGCGGCAAGGTGTGGCAGGAGTGTTTGGGCAAAGGTCTGGTGAAGGTGACGGTCAATCGGCAGTTTGCCAACCCTGAAACCACGATCAAAAGCGGCGATGAGATCGCGCTGGTACCTGCGCCAGTGTGA
- the pseF gene encoding pseudaminic acid cytidylyltransferase, translated as MTVCVIPARGGSKRIARKNLREFCGKPMLVWSIEAALESGCFAAVMLSTEDEEIAELARAHGAEVPFVRPAELADDYATTGAVMAHAVAWLAEKSREAQEACCLYATAPFVQAQDLRDGLQRLRESQAEYVFSVTDYAFPIQRALRLQADGSVAMFQPEQFQTRSQDLEQAYHDAGQFYWGKSAAWLSAKPVFESALPLILPSHRVQDIDTEEDWRRAEWLFKAMLASR; from the coding sequence GTGACGGTCTGTGTGATTCCCGCTCGGGGTGGCAGCAAACGCATTGCTCGGAAAAATCTGCGCGAGTTTTGTGGCAAACCGATGCTGGTGTGGTCTATTGAAGCGGCGCTAGAGAGCGGTTGTTTTGCGGCGGTGATGCTTTCCACGGAAGATGAAGAGATTGCTGAGCTTGCTCGTGCGCACGGCGCAGAGGTGCCTTTTGTGCGTCCCGCTGAGTTGGCGGACGATTACGCAACTACGGGAGCGGTGATGGCACACGCGGTGGCGTGGTTGGCGGAAAAGAGCCGTGAGGCGCAGGAGGCCTGCTGCCTTTATGCCACCGCGCCGTTTGTGCAAGCGCAGGATCTGCGCGACGGTTTGCAGCGTTTGCGTGAATCGCAGGCAGAGTATGTTTTTAGCGTCACCGATTACGCCTTTCCCATTCAGCGCGCTTTGCGTTTGCAGGCCGACGGTTCGGTGGCGATGTTTCAGCCTGAGCAGTTTCAAACACGTTCACAGGATTTGGAGCAGGCGTACCACGATGCGGGGCAGTTTTATTGGGGCAAAAGCGCAGCGTGGCTGAGTGCAAAGCCGGTGTTTGAATCGGCCTTACCGCTGATTTTGCCCTCTCATCGAGTACAGGACATCGACACGGAAGAGGATTGGCGGCGGGCGGAGTGGCTGTTTAAAGCGATGTTGGCCAGCCGATGA
- the pseC gene encoding UDP-4-amino-4,6-dideoxy-N-acetyl-beta-L-altrosamine transaminase: MIPYGRQEILAEDIEAVVAVLQSDFITQGPAVVQFEQALAKEVGAAQAVAFNSATSALHVACLALGLGAGDWLWTVPNTFVASANCAFYCGAQVDFVDIDPRSYNMCVDALAEKLRWAEGAGKLPKVVIPVHFAGQSCQMSEIKALADQYGFCLIEDASHAIGGRYLDQPIGACQYADITVFSFHPVKIITTAEGGVATCKSKQLAATLARLRSHGVTRDPSVISAQDEGGWYYEQIELGFNYRMSDLHAALGVSQLQRLSAYIERRDEVKQRYDALLSDLPLTVPWQHPDSHSALHLYPIQLHDPAERRRVFDDLRQAGIGVNVHYIPVHTQPFYQKRGFAWGDFPQAEAYYQGAISLPMFPTLSEAQQDEVVVALQKALT; the protein is encoded by the coding sequence ATGATCCCTTACGGTCGGCAAGAAATTTTGGCAGAAGACATTGAGGCGGTGGTTGCGGTGTTGCAGTCGGACTTCATCACTCAAGGGCCGGCGGTGGTGCAGTTTGAGCAGGCCTTGGCCAAGGAGGTGGGCGCCGCGCAGGCGGTGGCCTTTAACAGCGCCACCTCGGCGCTGCATGTGGCCTGTTTGGCACTGGGTTTGGGTGCGGGGGATTGGCTCTGGACGGTGCCGAACACCTTTGTCGCCTCGGCCAATTGTGCTTTCTACTGTGGCGCTCAGGTGGACTTTGTTGATATTGATCCTCGTTCGTACAATATGTGCGTCGATGCCTTGGCGGAAAAACTGCGCTGGGCGGAAGGTGCGGGAAAATTGCCCAAGGTGGTGATTCCGGTGCATTTTGCCGGTCAATCCTGTCAGATGTCTGAGATCAAGGCGCTGGCAGATCAGTACGGGTTTTGCCTGATCGAAGACGCTTCACATGCCATTGGTGGGCGTTATTTGGATCAGCCCATTGGTGCGTGTCAATACGCGGACATCACTGTGTTTAGTTTTCATCCGGTGAAAATCATCACCACCGCTGAGGGCGGAGTGGCAACCTGCAAGAGTAAACAACTGGCCGCTACTCTGGCGCGTTTGCGCAGCCACGGCGTGACTCGTGATCCGAGTGTGATCTCCGCTCAGGATGAGGGCGGTTGGTATTATGAGCAGATCGAATTGGGCTTTAATTACCGCATGAGCGATCTGCATGCGGCCTTGGGTGTCAGTCAATTGCAGCGTTTATCGGCTTACATTGAGCGCCGCGATGAGGTTAAGCAGCGTTACGATGCGCTGCTGTCTGACCTGCCTTTGACCGTGCCGTGGCAGCACCCTGATAGCCATTCGGCGCTGCACCTCTATCCGATTCAACTGCATGATCCTGCCGAGCGACGGCGGGTGTTTGATGACTTACGACAAGCCGGTATTGGGGTGAATGTGCATTACATCCCCGTGCACACGCAGCCTTTTTATCAAAAAAGGGGCTTTGCTTGGGGCGATTTTCCGCAAGCAGAAGCCTATTATCAGGGGGCGATTTCTTTACCGATGTTCCCCACTTTGAGCGAGGCGCAACAGGATGAGGTGGTGGTGGCGCTGCAAAAGGCGTTGACGTGA
- the pseH gene encoding UDP-4-amino-4,6-dideoxy-N-acetyl-beta-L-altrosamine N-acetyltransferase, whose product MGSPLRIMRREDLSSVLEWRNRPEVRSCMLTQHEIRWDEHCAWFERASRDPRKRLFIFEQEGSLGFAHLSCINATVAEWGFYLAAGAKKGAGTLLGLATLRYAFETLALHKVAGQALADNSRSIALHHKLGFRREGELRDHHFDGERHCTLLCFGLLQQEWCEKWVGQNE is encoded by the coding sequence ATGGGTTCACCTTTGCGGATCATGCGGCGTGAGGATCTGTCATCGGTGCTTGAATGGCGCAATCGCCCTGAGGTGCGCAGCTGTATGTTGACTCAACATGAGATTCGTTGGGATGAGCATTGTGCTTGGTTTGAACGAGCCAGCCGAGATCCGCGCAAGCGCTTGTTTATTTTTGAGCAGGAGGGTTCTTTGGGCTTTGCCCATTTGAGCTGCATTAATGCCACGGTGGCGGAGTGGGGCTTTTATTTGGCTGCTGGGGCGAAAAAAGGCGCGGGGACGTTGCTGGGTTTGGCGACCTTGCGTTATGCGTTTGAGACGTTGGCTCTGCACAAGGTTGCAGGACAGGCCTTGGCCGATAACAGCCGTTCAATTGCGTTGCATCATAAGCTGGGTTTTCGGCGTGAAGGTGAGTTGCGTGATCATCATTTTGACGGTGAACGGCATTGCACTCTGCTCTGTTTTGGTCTGTTGCAACAGGAGTGGTGCGAGAAGTGGGTAGGGCAAAATGAATAA
- the ssb gene encoding single-stranded DNA-binding protein — protein MMARGINKVILVGNLGNDPEVKYMPSGSAVANITLATSRSWKDKQTGQQQEETEWHRVSFFGRLAEVVGEYLKKGSQVYIEGRLRTRKWQDKATGADRYSTEIVANEMQMLGGRTGGSAEYQAPQQQYAPRQPQQAPQQQGMQQQQAPQQQQQPAQQSGYVAPSGGMDGDFDDDIPF, from the coding sequence GTGATGGCACGAGGCATTAACAAAGTCATTTTGGTGGGCAATTTGGGCAACGATCCCGAAGTCAAATACATGCCCAGCGGCAGCGCAGTGGCCAACATTACTCTGGCCACCTCTCGCTCTTGGAAAGACAAACAGACCGGTCAGCAACAGGAAGAGACTGAGTGGCATCGGGTTAGCTTTTTTGGTCGGTTGGCGGAAGTGGTGGGCGAATACCTGAAAAAAGGCTCGCAGGTCTACATCGAAGGCCGTCTGCGTACCCGCAAATGGCAGGATAAAGCCACCGGTGCGGATCGTTACAGCACTGAAATCGTTGCCAATGAGATGCAGATGTTGGGCGGTCGCACAGGCGGCAGTGCTGAATACCAAGCCCCACAACAGCAGTACGCACCAAGACAGCCACAACAAGCGCCGCAACAGCAGGGAATGCAACAGCAACAAGCGCCGCAACAGCAGCAGCAACCTGCGCAGCAGTCGGGTTACGTTGCTCCCAGCGGCGGCATGGATGGCGATTTTGATGACGACATCCCGTTTTAA
- the pseI gene encoding pseudaminic acid synthase: MNKQAINIAQRRIARNEPPYVIAELSANHNGQLEKALQIIEVAKRSGADAVKLQTYRPDTITLDCDSEEFQIKGGLWDGRTLYELYEEAHMPWEWHKPLFEYAQKLGITMFSSPFDNSAVDLLEDLNTPAYKIASFEAVDLPLIKYVAATGKPMIISTGMANAEEMAEAVQAARDGGCQELALLHCVSGYPAPAGDYNLRTMVDMQQKFDLPIGLSDHTIDNTTAIASVALGACIIEKHVTLDRSGGGPDDRFSLEPKELAALCEGAKTAWSALGKVNYGRKSSEQGNVQFRRSLYFVKDMQAGEVIAAECVRSVRPGFGLAPKYLDAILGRRLLHSVSANTAVRFELLADV, translated from the coding sequence ATGAATAAACAGGCGATAAACATTGCGCAACGCCGGATTGCGCGAAACGAACCGCCTTATGTGATTGCTGAACTGTCGGCGAACCATAACGGCCAGTTAGAAAAGGCCTTGCAGATTATCGAGGTGGCAAAAAGGTCAGGTGCTGATGCGGTGAAGCTGCAAACCTATCGCCCCGATACCATCACTCTGGATTGTGACTCTGAAGAGTTTCAAATTAAAGGGGGTTTGTGGGATGGGCGTACTTTGTATGAGCTTTATGAAGAAGCGCACATGCCGTGGGAGTGGCATAAACCGCTGTTTGAGTATGCTCAGAAATTAGGCATTACGATGTTCAGCTCGCCTTTTGATAACAGTGCCGTGGATCTGTTGGAAGATCTAAATACACCGGCGTATAAAATTGCTTCTTTTGAGGCAGTGGATCTGCCCTTAATTAAGTACGTCGCTGCAACGGGAAAACCGATGATCATCTCCACCGGCATGGCCAATGCCGAGGAGATGGCCGAAGCGGTGCAAGCGGCTCGTGATGGCGGCTGTCAGGAACTGGCTTTGCTGCATTGCGTCAGTGGTTATCCCGCTCCGGCGGGGGATTACAATCTGCGTACGATGGTGGATATGCAGCAGAAATTTGACCTGCCCATTGGTCTTTCTGATCACACCATCGACAATACTACTGCCATTGCCAGTGTTGCTTTGGGTGCGTGCATTATTGAAAAGCACGTCACCTTGGATCGCAGCGGGGGTGGGCCGGATGACCGTTTTTCTTTGGAGCCAAAAGAGTTGGCTGCTCTCTGTGAAGGTGCTAAAACAGCATGGTCGGCCTTGGGTAAAGTCAATTACGGTCGGAAATCGAGTGAGCAGGGTAATGTGCAGTTTCGTCGTTCGCTCTATTTCGTTAAAGATATGCAGGCCGGTGAGGTGATTGCAGCAGAGTGTGTGCGCAGTGTGCGACCTGGATTTGGTTTGGCTCCTAAGTATTTGGATGCGATTCTGGGGCGGCGTTTGTTGCACTCTGTTTCAGCTAACACCGCCGTTCGTTTTGAACTGTTGGCCGATGTTTGA
- a CDS encoding mannose-1-phosphate guanylyltransferase/mannose-6-phosphate isomerase has product MESKTIFSNVKAVILAGGSGSRLWPHSREHLPKQFLNLAGDKSLLASTVERLQPYLDKEDVLIVTNDQQASGEAYQLLSAYQTLLEPVGRNTAAAIGLAALFLRQQESECDPVMLVLPADHLIQNVSAFHAVLKKSVLAAKEGALVTFGIQPSRADSGFGYIKARASESKDGRCSVVKFVEKPDAKTAQRYLDEGDYFWNSGMFVWKASSILAQIECHLPDLFAVLEKIEAAWKAGVEHQQAISDLFPSMPNISIDCGVLEKVIAAGTPLLVFPCDLAWSDVGSWDAVHEMLPKDEANNVLVGNAVALGCKNSLIHSSHRLVAAVGVEDLCVVETADALLISKRGETQRVREVVDELKRRNAQEQRLHLTVRRPWGEYTVLEQRLGFKMKRITVDEGASISLQRHQHRSEHWVVVSGTATVTCDDEVKIVTCNQSTYIPVGSKHRLDNRGKIPLQLIEIQVGEYLEEDDIERFDDLYGR; this is encoded by the coding sequence GTGGAGAGTAAAACGATTTTTTCCAATGTGAAAGCAGTGATTTTAGCCGGTGGTAGTGGCTCGCGTCTCTGGCCTCATTCACGGGAACATTTACCCAAGCAGTTTCTTAATCTGGCGGGGGATAAAAGTTTATTGGCCTCGACGGTGGAGCGTTTGCAGCCGTACCTTGACAAAGAAGACGTGTTGATTGTAACAAACGATCAGCAAGCCTCTGGCGAGGCGTATCAGCTGTTGTCGGCTTATCAGACCTTGCTGGAGCCGGTGGGGCGAAATACCGCCGCTGCCATTGGTTTGGCGGCGCTTTTTTTACGCCAACAAGAGTCTGAATGTGACCCTGTGATGCTGGTTTTACCTGCAGATCATCTGATTCAAAATGTGTCTGCGTTTCATGCGGTGTTGAAAAAAAGCGTGTTGGCTGCAAAAGAGGGGGCGTTGGTGACCTTTGGCATTCAGCCCAGCCGAGCGGACAGCGGTTTTGGTTACATTAAAGCACGGGCGTCAGAGTCGAAGGATGGCCGCTGCTCTGTGGTGAAGTTTGTGGAAAAGCCGGATGCCAAAACAGCCCAACGCTATCTGGATGAGGGCGATTATTTTTGGAATTCAGGCATGTTTGTCTGGAAAGCTTCTAGCATATTGGCGCAGATTGAGTGCCATTTGCCTGATTTGTTTGCTGTGCTTGAGAAAATTGAGGCCGCTTGGAAAGCAGGGGTGGAGCATCAACAGGCGATCAGTGATCTGTTTCCTTCTATGCCCAACATTTCCATTGATTGCGGTGTGTTGGAAAAGGTGATTGCAGCAGGTACTCCGCTGTTGGTCTTTCCCTGTGATCTGGCGTGGTCTGATGTGGGCAGTTGGGACGCCGTGCATGAGATGTTGCCAAAAGATGAAGCTAACAATGTGTTGGTGGGCAATGCGGTGGCCTTGGGCTGCAAAAACAGCTTGATTCACAGCAGTCACCGTTTGGTTGCGGCGGTGGGGGTGGAGGATCTCTGTGTGGTTGAAACCGCCGATGCTCTGTTGATCTCCAAACGAGGCGAAACGCAGCGCGTACGTGAGGTGGTGGATGAGTTGAAGCGGCGTAATGCACAAGAACAACGTTTACATTTAACCGTGCGCCGCCCTTGGGGCGAATACACCGTGCTTGAGCAGCGCCTAGGTTTTAAAATGAAGCGCATTACAGTTGATGAAGGGGCTTCAATCTCTCTGCAGCGCCACCAACACCGTTCGGAGCATTGGGTGGTGGTGTCGGGAACGGCCACTGTGACCTGTGATGATGAGGTGAAAATCGTGACCTGCAATCAATCCACCTACATCCCTGTGGGGAGCAAGCATCGCTTGGATAATCGAGGCAAGATCCCATTGCAATTGATTGAAATTCAGGTGGGTGAATATCTGGAAGAGGATGACATTGAGCGTTTTGATGATCTATATGGACGTTAA
- a CDS encoding glycosyltransferase family 4 protein, translating to MKVALVHDWLVTYAGAEKVLEQMLLCYPDADVFSLIDFLPEDERAFLQGKCVKTSFLQKLPWAKSKYRAYLPLMPLAIEQFDLSQYDLVISSSHAVAKGVLTGPDQLHISYVHSPIRYAWDMQHEYLKQSGLATGVRGFFVKWMLHKIRIWDCRTAYGVDHFIANSKFIARRIEKVYRRESEVIYPPVDVSAFSYVEDKEEFYLTASRLVPYKRVDLVVDAFAQMPEKRLIVIGDGPEMKKIQKKATDNISVLGYQSFEVLKEHMQRAKAFVFAAEEDFGIMPVEAQACGTPVIALQKGGACETVVNERTGLFFQQQTVSALCDAVEKFESQDWSGNTALCREQALQFSAERFRDEFVRFVSERWQGLEQRGE from the coding sequence ATGAAGGTGGCTTTGGTTCACGATTGGCTGGTGACGTACGCGGGTGCTGAAAAAGTGCTTGAGCAGATGCTGCTTTGTTACCCCGATGCGGATGTGTTTAGCTTGATTGACTTTTTGCCGGAAGATGAGCGGGCTTTCTTGCAGGGGAAGTGCGTTAAGACTTCTTTTTTGCAAAAATTGCCGTGGGCAAAATCAAAATACCGTGCCTATTTGCCCTTGATGCCGCTGGCCATTGAGCAGTTTGACCTGTCTCAATACGATTTGGTTATCTCCAGTAGCCATGCAGTGGCAAAAGGGGTTCTGACCGGCCCAGATCAATTGCACATCAGCTATGTTCACTCGCCGATTCGTTACGCTTGGGATATGCAACATGAGTATTTAAAACAGTCGGGGCTGGCGACGGGGGTGAGGGGCTTTTTTGTTAAGTGGATGTTGCATAAAATAAGAATCTGGGATTGTCGCACCGCCTACGGTGTGGATCACTTTATCGCCAATTCAAAGTTTATTGCGCGGCGCATTGAAAAAGTCTATCGACGTGAGTCGGAGGTGATTTACCCCCCTGTAGATGTCTCTGCCTTCTCTTATGTTGAAGATAAAGAAGAATTTTATCTAACCGCTTCAAGGCTGGTGCCTTATAAACGGGTGGATTTGGTGGTGGATGCCTTTGCACAGATGCCGGAGAAACGTCTGATTGTGATTGGCGATGGGCCTGAGATGAAAAAAATTCAAAAAAAGGCCACGGATAACATTAGCGTTTTGGGTTATCAGTCTTTTGAGGTTTTGAAAGAGCACATGCAACGCGCTAAGGCGTTTGTCTTTGCCGCTGAGGAAGATTTTGGCATTATGCCCGTGGAGGCACAGGCCTGTGGAACGCCGGTGATTGCGCTGCAAAAAGGCGGTGCGTGTGAAACGGTGGTGAATGAGCGCACGGGTCTGTTTTTTCAGCAGCAAACGGTTTCTGCACTCTGTGATGCGGTGGAAAAATTTGAAAGTCAAGATTGGTCTGGCAATACGGCGTTGTGCCGTGAGCAGGCGTTGCAGTTTTCCGCTGAGCGGTTTAGAGATGAGTTTGTGCGGTTTGTTAGTGAAAGATGGCAAGGGTTAGAGCAGCGTGGAGAGTAA